The following proteins are co-located in the Streptococcus downei MFe28 genome:
- a CDS encoding helix-turn-helix domain-containing protein, with the protein MAVGQQLQSARLLSDLTQEEVADSLGVSRQTVSNWERGKTYPDIVSLIALSNLYHLSLDQLVKGDEAMVKHLEKTTDLVTSNRNLIWLLGLYLLLFFGLLFLALIFKHDYLIILAVLILLLGMGAIFYQIIRMI; encoded by the coding sequence ATGGCGGTAGGTCAACAATTACAATCGGCACGGTTGCTTAGCGACTTGACTCAAGAAGAGGTAGCTGACAGCCTTGGAGTATCGCGACAGACAGTGTCAAACTGGGAAAGGGGAAAAACCTATCCTGATATAGTCAGCTTGATAGCCCTGAGCAATCTTTATCATTTGAGCCTGGATCAACTGGTTAAGGGGGATGAAGCCATGGTGAAACATCTCGAAAAAACGACTGATTTAGTGACCAGTAACCGAAACTTAATCTGGTTACTAGGTCTTTATTTGCTCCTATTTTTCGGACTCCTATTTTTAGCTTTAATTTTTAAACATGATTATCTAATTATTCTGGCCGTCCTGATCCTACTCTTAGGAATGGGAGCTATCTTTTATCAAATTATTAGAATGATTTAG
- a CDS encoding ATP-dependent Clp protease ATP-binding subunit — MTDYSLKMQEIFSRAQYQAARYQSQFLESWHLLLAMVDTDETVAHLALMDFADKIDLDEYEDAAMLVIRRKPLKRAKSQEILPASRALERILTYAARIAEAVKAPQVGSEHVLLSMMFGRDNLAARILEQVGFHFQDEGKDNLRLIDLRKVIERYSGFSKEDVKAIFDLAKPKKSGNGNFNNMMAGPQPTAGDLADFTRDLTDLAAQGQLETVVGRDEEITRMLQILSRKTKNNPVLVGDAGVGKTALAYGLAQRIVQGEVPYELADFRVLELDMMSVVAGTRFRGDFEERMNQIIADIEADGHIILFVDEVHTIMGSGSGIDSTLDAANILKPALSRGTLHMIGATTQEEYSKHIEKDAALSRRFARVLIEEPTVDAAYQILLGLKESYESYHNVTISDQAVLTAVKSAHRYLTSKNLPDSAIDLLDEASAMVQNTVKRSLPTFLSSADQALLSGNLGAVADLLQEEDQQKVRQPVAVKEEDILRTLSKLSGIPLEKMTQADNQRYLNLEKELHKRVIGQDDAVSAVSRAIRRNQSGIRTGKRPIGSFMFLGPTGVGKTELAKALAELLFDDESALIRFDMSEYMEKFAASRLNGAPPGYVGYEEGGELTEKVRNKPYSVLLFDEVEKAHPDIFNVLLQVLDDGVLTDSRGRKVDFSNTIIIMTSNLGATALRDDKTVGFGAKAISQDYQAMQSRIMEELKKAYRPEFINRIDEKIVFHSLTPDHMRQVVKLMVKPLEASLAEKEISLKVQPAALKLLAEQGYDPEMGARPLRRTIQTEVEDRLSELLLSGQLKADSKLKIGSHKGSLKFTIDD, encoded by the coding sequence ATGACTGATTATTCCCTGAAAATGCAAGAAATATTTAGCCGTGCCCAATATCAGGCGGCCCGCTACCAGAGTCAATTTTTGGAAAGTTGGCACCTGCTCTTGGCCATGGTGGACACCGATGAGACAGTGGCTCATCTGGCACTTATGGACTTTGCGGATAAGATTGATTTGGATGAGTATGAGGATGCGGCCATGCTGGTCATTCGCCGTAAGCCTCTCAAAAGGGCTAAGAGCCAAGAGATTTTGCCGGCTTCAAGGGCACTAGAGAGAATCTTAACCTATGCGGCTCGTATTGCTGAAGCTGTCAAGGCCCCTCAGGTCGGTAGCGAACACGTTCTCCTCTCCATGATGTTTGGTCGGGATAATTTGGCGGCTCGCATTTTGGAGCAGGTCGGTTTTCATTTTCAAGATGAGGGCAAGGATAATCTTCGATTGATTGACCTACGCAAAGTTATTGAGCGCTACTCAGGTTTTTCCAAGGAAGATGTCAAGGCTATTTTTGACTTGGCCAAGCCCAAGAAGTCTGGCAATGGCAACTTTAACAATATGATGGCAGGCCCTCAGCCAACGGCAGGAGACCTGGCTGACTTCACCCGAGACCTGACGGATCTAGCGGCTCAAGGACAACTGGAGACTGTGGTTGGTCGTGACGAGGAAATTACTCGCATGCTACAAATTCTTAGCCGCAAGACTAAGAATAATCCTGTCTTGGTCGGTGATGCCGGTGTTGGTAAGACGGCTCTAGCCTACGGCCTAGCCCAGAGGATTGTCCAAGGAGAAGTTCCATACGAACTGGCCGATTTCCGAGTTTTGGAATTGGATATGATGTCGGTGGTAGCTGGCACCCGTTTCCGGGGAGACTTTGAAGAGCGGATGAACCAAATCATTGCGGATATCGAGGCCGATGGCCATATCATTCTCTTTGTTGACGAGGTTCACACCATCATGGGTTCTGGCAGCGGGATTGATAGCACCCTGGATGCCGCCAATATTCTTAAGCCAGCCCTTTCTAGAGGGACCCTCCACATGATTGGAGCGACAACCCAGGAGGAGTATTCCAAGCATATTGAGAAGGATGCAGCCCTCTCCCGTCGCTTTGCTAGGGTTTTGATTGAAGAACCGACAGTTGATGCTGCCTACCAGATTCTCTTGGGACTCAAGGAAAGCTATGAGAGCTACCACAATGTCACCATCTCTGACCAGGCAGTCTTAACGGCCGTCAAATCAGCCCACCGCTATTTGACCAGCAAGAACTTGCCGGATTCGGCCATTGACCTGCTGGATGAGGCCAGTGCTATGGTGCAAAATACGGTCAAGCGTTCCCTGCCAACCTTCCTCAGCTCTGCTGACCAGGCCCTCTTGTCAGGAAATCTAGGAGCGGTTGCGGATCTGCTTCAGGAAGAGGATCAGCAAAAGGTTCGCCAGCCTGTCGCTGTCAAGGAAGAGGATATTCTCAGGACCCTCAGCAAACTCTCAGGCATTCCTCTTGAGAAGATGACCCAGGCTGATAATCAACGCTACCTCAATCTAGAAAAAGAACTCCACAAGCGCGTGATTGGCCAGGATGATGCCGTTTCAGCGGTTTCTCGTGCCATTCGGCGCAACCAATCAGGTATCCGAACAGGCAAGCGACCAATTGGTTCCTTCATGTTCCTAGGGCCAACTGGGGTTGGTAAAACCGAGTTAGCCAAGGCCCTTGCTGAACTCCTCTTTGATGATGAGTCGGCCCTGATTCGTTTTGATATGTCTGAGTACATGGAAAAATTCGCGGCTAGTCGCCTCAACGGAGCCCCTCCAGGTTATGTGGGCTACGAAGAAGGCGGTGAGTTGACCGAGAAGGTTCGCAACAAGCCTTATTCGGTTCTCCTCTTTGATGAGGTGGAAAAGGCCCACCCTGACATCTTCAATGTCCTTCTCCAAGTCTTGGATGACGGGGTCTTGACTGATAGTCGTGGGCGCAAGGTTGATTTTTCCAATACCATCATCATCATGACTAGCAACTTAGGGGCAACTGCCCTGCGCGATGATAAGACGGTTGGTTTTGGCGCCAAGGCCATCAGTCAGGATTATCAGGCCATGCAGAGTCGGATTATGGAAGAGCTCAAGAAGGCCTATCGACCTGAATTCATCAATCGGATTGATGAGAAGATTGTCTTCCATAGTCTGACACCTGACCATATGCGTCAAGTTGTCAAGCTGATGGTGAAGCCTCTCGAAGCTAGCCTAGCTGAAAAGGAAATCAGCCTCAAGGTTCAAC
- a CDS encoding CtsR family transcriptional regulator produces the protein MPVRNTSDNIEEYIKNILAQSGIVELKRSHLADSFDVVPSQINYVIKTRFTESRGYVVESKRGGGGYIRIAKVTFSDKHHLLNALAGSIGEAISGQVFDDLIQQLYDQDIISEREGNIILASSSDEVLGEDAPGIRARMLKKIIQRLDRKGNPDD, from the coding sequence ATGCCTGTAAGAAATACTTCGGACAATATCGAAGAATATATCAAGAATATTTTGGCCCAGTCGGGTATTGTGGAGCTCAAGCGCTCCCATCTGGCGGACTCATTTGATGTGGTGCCCAGCCAGATTAACTATGTCATCAAGACTCGATTTACTGAGAGTCGGGGCTATGTGGTAGAAAGTAAGCGAGGAGGTGGCGGCTATATCCGCATTGCCAAGGTCACTTTTTCTGACAAACACCACCTGCTCAATGCCCTGGCAGGCTCAATCGGTGAAGCCATCAGTGGTCAGGTCTTTGATGACCTCATTCAACAGCTCTATGATCAAGATATTATTAGTGAGCGTGAGGGCAATATCATCCTGGCCTCATCCTCCGATGAGGTTCTGGGAGAAGATGCTCCTGGTATTCGTGCCCGCATGCTGAAAAAGATTATTCAACGCCTCGATAGAAAAGGAAATCCAGATGACTGA